The following nucleotide sequence is from Candidatus Bipolaricaulis sibiricus.
CCTCGCCGCCGCGGCCCAGGGCCTGTTCGTCTGGGCGAGGACCCTCGCCCAGCGCGGGGTCATCCCCGCGTACCTTGGGGCTTGGCTGCCGCACATCGGGTTCGGGTTTCTCGGTCTCTTGCTCCTCGGCATCGCCGACCGGCTGCGCCTGCGAGGCATCCTCTCCGTCGTGCTCCTCCTGGCCTTCACCGCCGCTGCTGCCGCAGGAGGACCGCCGTTCACCTCGCTTCAGGCCGACGAGCTCGTGGTCGAAGACGGGGCGACAGCTCTCGTGGGCTACGGCGTCCGCGCCGAATTCGGAACGTTCGCGCTCGTGGCTGGGGTCCTGCGTGCTCGCGAGGTGGAACGGGGCTGGGTCGTCGAGGCTGAGCAAGCCATCCTGACGCTCCGGGATGGCACCGTGGAGGCATCGTATTTGGAGGCGCAGCTCGACCGCGCAGGTGATCTAACGACGGTCGCCGCCCGCGGATTCAGCGGCTCGTCGTCGTTCCGCGGCCCAGAGAAGGACGAGCAGCTCCTCTACCGTGGCGAGCGGGGCGAAGCCCGGTTCGCGGCGGGCGTACTCACCCGCGTGGAAGCCCACGACGTCCGGTTCACTACCTGCCCGTGCTTTCCCGAGGCTCCCTACACCGTGGAGGCCCAGGAGTTCGTGCTCGTGCCGGAGCAGTGGCTCTACGCCCGGTCGATCGTCGTGAGCTCGTTCGGTGTATCGCTCGGATGGCTGCCGTTCTACGTCGCACGACTGGGAGAGGAGGGGTTCCCGTTGTTCCCGGAGATCGGGTGGATCGAGGGGCAGCCCTTCCTCCGGTGGGCAGTTCCGTGGACCCTCGGCGAGCGGGTCGCGATGGCCGTGGGTCTCGTGTGGTACCCGGTGGCTGGCCGTGTCGACCCCTCTCTTCGCGCAGTGTGGGAGAACGGCTCCCTCACCCTCACCCCCACTTCGGTTCGTCTTCGGGTGATCGGAGACGGGGACGGCGGGCCGTGGACCGGGACAGTCTCCTGGACGCCGACTGTCCAGCACGCTGACCTGTCCGGGACCTGGCACGGTTGGGCGTGGACTGTGTCGTGGGGAGAGGCCCAACAAGGGGCGATCGCCTACGAGCGCGCGCCGGAACTCGCTGTTGGGCGAACGGAGCGCGGGTGGCTCGGGGGCGACCTCGCGATCCGGCTCTCCGGAGGCTACTACCGCGAGGGACCGACCGAGGGCAGCCGAGTGAGCCTGTCTTCGTCGTGGTCGGGACGGTGGGAGGTCGGCGCGCTCGCGGTGTCCGTTCCCTGGCAGGTATCGTTCGCCCAGTACGACGCCGAGGAGCGCGCCACGTGGGGGTTCAGCCCCTCGCTCGGATGGGGATCGCTGACCGTGTCCTACCTCGGGAGGTGGGGACTCGGCCGGTCGCCATTTGAGTTCGACATTGAACCCCCGCAGAGTCAGCTCGTGGTGGCCCTCGCCGTCCGGATCGCCGCGTGGCAGGAGCGCCTGTCGTGGGGATGGGACTTTGCCGCTGGGGCGCCGCTCCCCCTGCGCTGGGCGGTATCCGGCGCGGGGTTCACGTCCGACCTGTCCTTCACCTTCCCGCTTGCGGTGACCCGAGCCCGGTGGACCCTCCGCGTCGATCGCGGCCCGGCGCAGCTCGCCGTCGAAGCGGGCCTGCGCGGCGACACCGCCACGTGGGACGACACGGTCGTGCGTGTCCGCTGGTCCACCGAACCGTTGTACGCAACGGGGGCGGTGCGAATCGCAACAAGCCCGCTCGCCGTGGCCCGCCTTGCCGTGGGGATTGAGTGGTCGATGGACGCTGCCTGGTCTCTGGCTGGGGCAGTTGAGTACGACTTCCCGACCGGGCGCCTCGTTCAGCTCGAAGGCAGCATCCAGCGCACCCTTGCCGGCTGTCTCCGCATCGCAGTCTCGGCATCGCTGACCGGCGTTCGGCTATCGATCGAGGTTCCGGCGTTCGCCCAGGCCAGGGTCCGATTCGCACCCCTCGACGAGGGACTGCGATTCGGTGACTGAACCCCTCCCGGCGCGAAGCCGCCCATGACCGTGAGGGTATAATGAACCAGTTCATGAGCACAAGACAGCTCATCCCGGACTGGCTCACGGCGATCCGGGGGTTGACGGCAGTGGCCATCCTCGGCCTTGTCCCTGTGGGTCCCTCGGCGCTGAGGGCCGTGGGGTTCCTTCTTCTCGTTGGGTGGACGACAGACATGGCCGACGGCAAGCTGGCGCGCCGCTGGGACAAGGACCCGTCGTGGATCGGTGAGCACGAGTTCCACATCGACATGCTGATGGTCCTTGCCTCCACCGTGTTCCTGATCTTGACGGGCCTCGTTCCCACCCTTCCCGCGACGGCGTACCTCCTGGTCGCTGCGCTGCTGTCCCTCGGCGTTCTTCGCTGGTCAGGGGACTTCCTGAAGTTCAAGTCCGTCACGATGATCTTGGCCTGTCCGTGGGTGTTCATGCCGTTTGTGGTCGCTCTGTGGCACGACCCGGTCGTGGTCTACGTGGGACTGGGTTGGATCTTCGCAGCACTTCTCCTCGACTGGCGACGCTTCCTCGGCGTCGTCGCCGAGTTCATCACCGGAGCCCGAGCCTTCCTTCGTCGACCCTAGAGGAGGCGGGTCGGGGTACGCCCGAGGTGGGTGTAGGCTCGCTCGCTGGCGATCCGGCCTTGGGGGGTGCGCCGAACGAAACCCAGCGAGATCAGGAACGGCTCGTACAGGTCAGCGATCGTGTCCGGATCCTCGCCCAGCGCAGCAGCGAGCGTCTCCAATCCAACCGGCCCTCCGTCGAACCGGTCGATGAGGATCGCGAGAATCCGACGATCGAGGGCATCCAGTCCCACTTCGTCGATCCCGAGCATCGCCAGGGTTTCCCGAGCCGCGGCAGCGTTGATCCGTCTCGTGCCGGACACTTGAGCCACGTCTCGAGCCCGACGCAGGAGCCGAATCGCGATGCGCGGCGTCCCCCGAGCGCGCGCGGCCAGCTCGCTCGCAGCCTCACGATCCACCTCACACCCGATCCGGGGCGCCGCACGGGCCAGGATCTCCGCCAGCTCTCCCCGCTCGTAGAACTCAAGTCGGAACACGACCTCAAAACGATCGCGCAGCGGAGTGGTGAGGAGCCCCTCGCGTGTCGTCGCCCCGACGAGGGTGAACGGGGCGAGGTCGAGCCGAATCGAGCGGGCGTGGGGGCCTTCCCCCACCACGATGTCCAGTTTGTAGTCCTCCATCGCCGGGTAGAGAACCTCCTCCACGGCGGGCCGCAGACGGTGGATCTCATCCACGAACAGGACATCGCCCGGCGAGAGGTGGGTGAGGATCGCTGCGAGGTCACCCGGGCGCTCGATCGCCGGCCCTGACGTGACCTTGATCTCGCTCCCCATCTCCTGGGCGATGATGTAGGCAAGTGTGGTCTTCCCCAACCCGGGCGGGGACAGGAGGAGCACGTGATCGAGAGGCTCCCCGCGCGCCTTGGCTGCCTGGATGTACACCTGCAACCGCTCCCGGATCGCCGGCTGTCCCACGAACTCCGCTAGGGATTGCGGCCGCAACGTGCGCCCGGTGGCGTCCCCCTCCTGACGATCGGCAGCAGTGATTCGGTTGACCATCGCCGCTCATTGTAGTCGCGCTCCAACCACGACGGCAATGCAGTTGTTCCCGTCCCGCGTCTTGCCTAGAATGGGGATGATGCGCGGGCTGATGGTTGGACTGCTCCTGCTGATTCCCGTCGCGGGAGGGGGGGGACTCCTCGGGTTGACCGCACTTGACTGGTCACGAGATGGGGTTCACGTCCTGTTTGTGGACCAGGGCGATGTCTGGGTCGGGCTTGCCCCTGAGGGACGCAACGCTCGGCAGCTCACAACAGGGGCAGCGACTGACTGGGCGCGGTTCGGCCCCGGCGACTGGTTCGTCTACGTCAGCTTCGGGAGTAGCGGCTATGAGCTGTGGAGGACAGACCTGGACGGTCAGAAAGAACGGATCGTGTCCCAGGAGGAGCTTCGACAGTCGGAGGCGCTCGCCCAGGTCGAGCTCATCGCCCGGCCCGCCGTGTCACCCGATGGGACCGCCATCGCGTTCGTTGCTCACGCCGACGGCCAGTGCGATCTCTACTTGTTCGAACTTGACTCGCGATCGGTTCGCCGCCTCACCCGCACGCCGGGGCCGGTCGATACCCCGGACTTCTCCCCCGACGGCCGGTCCCTCGTGTTCGTCGGCCTATGGCAGATCGGACCAGCTCTGAGCTGGGACGTGTACGTCCTGGACCTGGCGAATGGCGATCGTATCGAGATGCTCACCGAGGATCCGTTCTTCGACTGGTGCCCCCGCTTTTCCCCAGATGGCGAGTGGATCGCGTTCGAGTCCACCGCTCGCGGGCCGTCGGACATCCATGTGCTGCGACGGGATGGACGCGAGCGCACGCCGTTCACGTTCGATGAGTGGCGTGATGCCTTCCCTTGCTGGAGCCCAACCGGAGACGAGATCGGCTACGGCTCGCTGCGGTCCCAGGGCTGGCTCATCCTGTCGAGCAAGACGTTCTGAATCGATGATGCGAGCCGTCGCCGTGGGACGGTTCGACGGGGTCCACCTCGGCCACCGATACCTGCTCGAGGAGACCCGCCGCCGCACGCCCGACCACGCCCTGGTTGCGTACACATTCCCCCCCCGCGGGCCCTCCCTGCTGACGCTGGACGCAAAGGTGCAGCTCCTCCAGTCGCTCGCTGACGAGGTCTGGATCGCCCGCTGGGAAGAGATCCAACACATGACCGCTGAGGCGTTCGTCCGCGAGGAGCTGTGGCAGCGGCTGGGGGCCACTGCAGTGGCCGTGGGGCCCGATCATCGGTTCGGACGAGGACGCACTGGCGACCTCGCCACCCTGCGTCGCCTCGCATCGTCCCTCCCGATGGCCGTCCACACCATCCCGCCTCTGGAGCTTGACGGCGCTGTGGTGAGTGCAGCCCGGATCCGAGCTCTGGTCTCCGCAGGCGACGTCGAGCAGGCCGCCCGACTCCTCGGCCGGCCGGCCTGGTTGGCCGGGACCCCTATCCCCGGGGTGAGACTCGCGCGTCGGCTCGGGTACCCGACGGTGAACCTCGATCTCGCGCCCGAGCTTGTCCGACCCCGGTCGGGGGTCTACGCAGCGTGGGCCCAGTGGAGCGGCGGAGAGAGCAGAGCTCTGTTCTACATTGGACGACGGCTCACGTTCACCGGTCTTCCCCCGTCAGCGGAGGTCCACCTGTTCGCCCCACCTCCGCACCCGGTGGCGGGTCCCGTCGAGGTTCACCTCATCCGATGGATCCGTCCCGATCAGCGCTTCCCGGACGCCCAGGCGTTGGTAGCCCAAATCGCCCGGGACCGGGTACAGGCTGAGGAAGTCCTCAGCACGATCGCAGCTCCTCCGCGGTTGCTCCGCAGCACGGAGTTGCGGACCCCCGGAGCCGGCGCCTAAGATGGGCCTGTGGTGGTGTTGGGAATCGAGACCGCGGGGGACAGCGGTGGCGCTGCCCTGATCTCCGCAGGCGGTGAGTACGAGGTCTTCGTCACTCTGGGGCGCGCCGGAGGGGAACTCCTCCCCAAGGCGGTGGATGCTGTGCTCCGCGTTGCCGAGGTTCGGCGTGACCAGATCGAACTTCTCGCGGTGGACATTGGTCCGGGGTCGTTCACCGGACTCCGCATCGGGGTTGCGTTCGCGAACGGGATGGCGCAGGCTCTGGACATCCCCGTGGTGGGGGTGCGTCAGACGGAAGCCGTCGCCCGGCCCGTCGGGTGGTGGCCGGGCAAGGTTGCGGTGTGGATCCACGATCGACGGGAGTTCGTCTACGCGGCATGGGCCACCCAGGAGCGGGTGGGAGCGGAGACCGTGCTCCCGTGGTCCGACGCGCTGGCGAAGGTCCGCGACCAACCGGGAACGCTCCTCGTCGGATCGGGCGCGGTGCGGTTCAGGAACGAGGTCCGCACAGCGGCACCGGAAGTGGTGTGCGCTGCCGAGGTCCTCGCCCGTCCGCGGCCTGCGGAGGTCGCCCGATTGGGATTGAACCGATTCCAATCGGAGGGGGTGGCCACCG
It contains:
- a CDS encoding Holliday junction ATP-dependent DNA helicase RuvB, which produces MVNRITAADRQEGDATGRTLRPQSLAEFVGQPAIRERLQVYIQAAKARGEPLDHVLLLSPPGLGKTTLAYIIAQEMGSEIKVTSGPAIERPGDLAAILTHLSPGDVLFVDEIHRLRPAVEEVLYPAMEDYKLDIVVGEGPHARSIRLDLAPFTLVGATTREGLLTTPLRDRFEVVFRLEFYERGELAEILARAAPRIGCEVDREAASELAARARGTPRIAIRLLRRARDVAQVSGTRRINAAAARETLAMLGIDEVGLDALDRRILAILIDRFDGGPVGLETLAAALGEDPDTIADLYEPFLISLGFVRRTPQGRIASERAYTHLGRTPTRLL
- a CDS encoding tRNA threonylcarbamoyladenosine biosynthesis protein TsaB — encoded protein: MVVLGIETAGDSGGAALISAGGEYEVFVTLGRAGGELLPKAVDAVLRVAEVRRDQIELLAVDIGPGSFTGLRIGVAFANGMAQALDIPVVGVRQTEAVARPVGWWPGKVAVWIHDRREFVYAAWATQERVGAETVLPWSDALAKVRDQPGTLLVGSGAVRFRNEVRTAAPEVVCAAEVLARPRPAEVARLGLNRFQSEGVATVRRLEPHYVHKED
- a CDS encoding FMN adenylyltransferase; translation: MMRAVAVGRFDGVHLGHRYLLEETRRRTPDHALVAYTFPPRGPSLLTLDAKVQLLQSLADEVWIARWEEIQHMTAEAFVREELWQRLGATAVAVGPDHRFGRGRTGDLATLRRLASSLPMAVHTIPPLELDGAVVSAARIRALVSAGDVEQAARLLGRPAWLAGTPIPGVRLARRLGYPTVNLDLAPELVRPRSGVYAAWAQWSGGESRALFYIGRRLTFTGLPPSAEVHLFAPPPHPVAGPVEVHLIRWIRPDQRFPDAQALVAQIARDRVQAEEVLSTIAAPPRLLRSTELRTPGAGA